One window of the Rhodothermales bacterium genome contains the following:
- a CDS encoding MATE family efflux transporter gives MRRLSPYRKEIPATLALAIPIVVTQLAHISMSFVDTVMVGRLGAEALAGVALGNTVFFNIMIFCMGILMAVGPMVSQAFGADDADPIGRSVRQGLWLAGILGVVSSFIIWHADVLLGWLGQSPENIGRAISYLRAIMWGIFPFLGFVALRSFMEAVSRPRTVTVIALVGVVLNVGLNMVLMYGHLGFPAMGLVGTGWASTGVFWINFLVLLGVVAREKGFASYRIFSRLGRPDPSYFKELFRIGWPIGASMGVETSLFMATVMMMGWISTTALAAHQVAIQCAAFTFMVPLGIGMASSVRVGQAVGRRDRDGMVRAGLTGMVLSTVFMSGAALVFWIIPRPVVGLYLDLSAPANFDVVTVAVSLLAVAAVFQVVDGIQVSAMGALRGLKDTRMPMIISVISYWGIGLTSGYVLAFPMGYGEQGLWVGLVLGLASAAILLTFRFFRHARVAPEPIAGIRDTF, from the coding sequence CGTGGATACGGTGATGGTGGGGCGCCTGGGGGCCGAGGCGCTCGCGGGCGTGGCGCTCGGCAATACGGTGTTCTTCAACATCATGATTTTCTGCATGGGCATCCTGATGGCGGTCGGTCCCATGGTTTCCCAGGCGTTTGGCGCCGACGACGCGGATCCCATCGGGCGGAGCGTCCGGCAGGGACTGTGGTTGGCCGGAATCCTGGGTGTGGTGTCCTCTTTCATCATCTGGCATGCTGATGTCCTGCTGGGATGGCTGGGGCAGTCGCCGGAGAACATTGGTCGCGCCATCTCCTATCTGCGGGCCATCATGTGGGGCATTTTCCCGTTCCTGGGGTTCGTTGCCCTGCGGAGTTTCATGGAGGCGGTGTCCCGGCCCCGGACCGTGACCGTCATCGCCCTCGTCGGCGTCGTGCTCAACGTCGGGCTCAACATGGTGCTCATGTACGGTCACCTCGGGTTTCCGGCCATGGGCCTGGTCGGAACCGGATGGGCCTCCACCGGCGTCTTCTGGATCAATTTTCTGGTCCTGCTCGGTGTGGTCGCCCGGGAAAAGGGGTTTGCATCCTACCGGATTTTCTCGCGGCTCGGCCGCCCCGATCCGTCTTATTTCAAGGAATTGTTCCGGATTGGCTGGCCGATCGGCGCGTCCATGGGGGTAGAAACAAGCCTCTTCATGGCCACGGTCATGATGATGGGATGGATATCCACAACGGCGTTGGCCGCCCATCAGGTGGCCATCCAGTGTGCGGCCTTCACCTTCATGGTCCCTCTGGGCATTGGAATGGCCTCGTCCGTCCGCGTGGGCCAGGCGGTGGGGCGCCGGGATCGGGACGGCATGGTCCGGGCCGGCCTGACGGGCATGGTGCTCAGTACGGTGTTCATGAGCGGAGCCGCCCTCGTGTTCTGGATCATTCCCCGTCCCGTGGTCGGGCTGTACCTGGATCTCTCGGCTCCCGCCAATTTCGACGTGGTGACCGTGGCCGTTTCGCTGCTGGCCGTGGCTGCGGTCTTCCAGGTGGTCGACGGCATCCAGGTCTCGGCCATGGGGGCCCTGCGGGGATTGAAGGACACGCGGATGCCCATGATCATTTCCGTCATATCGTATTGGGGCATCGGCTTGACGTCCGGATATGTGCTCGCTTTTCCCATGGGATACGGCGAGCAGGGGCTGTGGGTCGGGCTCGTCCTCGGCCTGGCCAGCGCTGCCATCCTGTTGACCTTCCGTTTTTTCCGACACGCGCGTGTCGCTCCCGAGCCCATCGCGGGCATCCGCGACACCTTTTAG